The sequence below is a genomic window from Bacteroidota bacterium.
ACGACATGTCTTCTCCGGTCCGCCTCGAAGAGGTACGCCCGGCAAAGGCATACAACCTGTTGTTTGCAACGGCAACTTGAAAGTGATCGCGTGCATTTGGTGCATCGGGCAATGTGCGCCACACCCCCGTTTCCGGATCATACTCGTCAAACCAGGGACGATACCCATCCATGTGTCCGTTGGTAATACCACCAACCAGATAGATTTTGCCATTGTGATAAGCTACGCCGGCGCCGCCACGCTGCCGATGCGCAGGAATTGGATGCCCGTACGCATATTCGTCCCGTTCTGGATAATAAATGATGACACGATCGAGTGGTTTTTCCATCGGCCAACCACCTGTCATCGCACCCATCAAATAAATGGCGTCATCGACAACAATAGGCTGGAAATGATGCAATTCGATTGGTGGAGGCGATTTCTCTGTCCAGGTATTAGACCTGGGATCAAATTCATCCGTAGGGTTGATCCGGCGCCCACCGATTAAGTAGAGTTTATCTTTATAAGCAACAAAGCCGGCTTCATGCCGAGCCGTTGGTTCGCCAACCGCATCGATTGTTTCCCATGCCCAGCCATCTTGCGCTGCCACGGTTGTGCTCTGCAACAGCATGAAACACACACACGCGGCAATCCATACACTGCCAAACGAAAGAATGGAGGACGTAATGGTATCACTATTGGGCTGCCTGTTTCTCATGACCAAGGATATCACCAGATTGTCGAATTTAATTTATAGGTTATGGCGCACGGTGGGATACGCGCCTCAAGTACTTTATGGGGTTAAATCAAAACCGCGACGGTCTTTGATCGGTGGATTATCGCGCTCAACTCCTCCGCTTATGCAGTTACCAGACTACTATAATTCTTATCTGGTGGCACAAATATGGTGTAGTGAGAAACCCCGAACCATAAAATACTTTATATATAAACTATTCATTAGTACACTATCTTGCAAGTGCATGCTGATTGACCATGAGTAAACTGCAGAAAGACTTAAAAAAATCGAAACCGTTTGAGCTTCAGCACCAGGAGGTAATCATCAGCATACTGCGAACCAACGAGCTGTTTCAGTACCGCTTCGGTCAGCTCTTCCGCAAATTTGGCCTGTCACAACCCCAGTACAACATATTGCGGATTCTTCGCGGTGCCGGCGAGCAACTCCCTTCTCTAGAAATTGCCAGCCGCATGATTAATGTTGTCCCGTCGATTACCAACCTGATCGACAAACTGGAGCGCAAAGGCCTGGTGCAGCGTGAGCGGAGCGAAAAAGACCGGCGTGTATGGTTTGTTGGCCTCACGGCAGAGGGCCTGGCCTTAACAAATGAAATGGATGAATCTAACCTGAATATGCATATAGAGCTTGTAGGGCATCTGAGTGAACAAGAGCGCACCCAATTACTAGAGCTGCTGGAAAAGGCACGGCAATCCGTAAATCTGGGAGAATAGTGGCTCCTGATACATACCGCATGCCCTCTCCTTGCTTATCGAGCGATGTAATCAAAGTTGAAGCCAGACGGCATTTGGGTAACAAATCGGAAATTGAACCACTTTTTTTGTAGTTCTCAGCACCAAGAACTGCATTTGTGAGCTCTATAGAAAGATTTTGAGCCCGTT
It includes:
- a CDS encoding MarR family transcriptional regulator — encoded protein: MSKLQKDLKKSKPFELQHQEVIISILRTNELFQYRFGQLFRKFGLSQPQYNILRILRGAGEQLPSLEIASRMINVVPSITNLIDKLERKGLVQRERSEKDRRVWFVGLTAEGLALTNEMDESNLNMHIELVGHLSEQERTQLLELLEKARQSVNLGE